One genomic window of Monodelphis domestica isolate mMonDom1 chromosome 1, mMonDom1.pri, whole genome shotgun sequence includes the following:
- the SIVA1 gene encoding apoptosis regulatory protein Siva: MPKRCCPFGDATPLQLKVRVGPKELSRGVFGERYTREIFEKTKQLLFRGAQAYMDHMWDEGCAMDPLPEPTKHEHEAPRAVCTLSGQMLIGQDGKLLRRCSQAPDDTDSSEGVSKACSSCVRTIRGKEACSQCDRFLCQSCIRICYGCNAAVCSLCAVVNYSDFGEKALCSGCSMFEA, from the exons ATGCCGAAGCGATGCTGCCCCTTTGGGGACGCGACCCCGCTGCAACTCAAGGTCAGGGTCGGCCCAAAGGAGCTGAGCCGAGGCGTCTTCGGAGAGCGGTATACGCGGGAGATCTTTG AGAAGACGAAGCAGCTCTTGTTCAGGGGAGCCCAGGCCTACATGGACCACATGTGGGATGAGGGCTGTGCCATGGACCCCCTTCCGGAACCCACAAAACACGAGCATGAAGCTCCAAGGGCAGTGTGCACTCTCAGCGGGCAGATGCTGATTGGACAAGATGGGAAACTGCTCAGGAGGTGCTCACAGGCCCCAGATGATACAG ATTCATCAGAGGGCGTGTCCAAAGCCTGCTCATCCTGTGTGAGGACTATCCGTGGGAAAGAGGCCTGTAGCCAGTGTGACCGCTTCCTGTGTCAGAGCTGCATCAGAATCTGCTATGGCTGCAATGCTGCAGTCTGTTCTCTGTGTGCTGTTGTTAA TTACAGTGACTTTGGTGAGAAAGCACTCTGCAGTGGCTGCTCCATGTTTGAAGCCTGA